One Anopheles marshallii chromosome 3, idAnoMarsDA_429_01, whole genome shotgun sequence genomic region harbors:
- the LOC128714272 gene encoding 26S proteasome regulatory subunit 8 encodes MREISTMEVDLPRGEGFRSYFVQKIEELQLIVAEKNQNLRRLQAQRNELNAKVRMLREELQLLQEQGSYVGEVVKPMDKKKVLVKVHPEGKFVVDIDKNIDINDVTPNCRVALRNESYTLHKILPNKVDPLVSLMMVEKVPDSTYEMVGGLDKQIKEIKEVIELPVKHPELFDALGIAQPKGVLLYGPPGTGKTLLARAVAHHTECTFIRVSGSELVQKFIGEGSRMVRELFVMAREHAPSIIFMDEIDSIGSSRIESGSGGDSEVQRTMLELLNQLDGFEATKNIKVIMATNRIDILDPALLRPGRIDRKIEFPPPNEEARLDILKIHSRKMNLTRGINLRKIAELMPGASGAEVKGVCTEAGMYALRERRVHVTQEDFEMAVAKVMQKDSEKNMSIKKLWK; translated from the coding sequence ATGCGTGAAATAAGTACCATGGAGGTGGATCTCCCACGGGGAGAAGGATTTCGATCGTACTTTGTGCAGAAAATCGAAGAACTGCAGCTGATTGTGGCGGAGAAGAATCAAAACCTGCGTCGTCTCCAGGCTCAGCGAAATGAGCTTAACGCCAAGGTTAGGATGCTCCGGGAGGAACTCCAGCTGCTGCAGGAACAGGGCAGCTACGTCGGCGAGGTAGTGAAACCGATGGACAAGAAGAAGGTCCTGGTCAAGGTACACCCGGAAGGCAAGTTTGTTGTCGATATAGACAAAAACATTGACATCAACGATGTAACGCCAAATTGCCGTGTGGCGCTGCGCAACGAAAGCTACACCCTGCATAAGATTCTGCCCAACAAGGTGGACCCGCTAGTGTcgttgatgatggtggagAAAGTCCCGGACTCGACTTACGAAATGGTGGGTGGTCTAGATAAGCAGATCAAGGAAATCAAGGAGGTAATCGAACTGCCGGTCAAACATCCGGAACTGTTCGATGCACTCGGTATCGCTCAACCGAAGGGTGTGCTATTGTATGGCCCTCCAGGAACCGGTAAGACACTTCTGGCCCGTGCCGTCGCCCACCACACCGAGTGTACATTCATTCGCGTGTCCGGTTCGGAACTGGTGCAGAAATTCATCGGAGAAGGATCGCGAATGGTGCGTGAACTGTTCGTGATGGCTCGCGAGCATGCACCTTCCATCATTTTCATGGACGAAATCGATTCCATCGGTTCATCGCGTATCGAGTCGGGTAGTGGCGGTGATTCCGAGGTACAGCGTACAATGTTGGAGCTGCTGAACCAACTGGACGGATTTGAGGCGACAAAGAACATCAAAGTAATCATGGCGACGAACCGTATTGACATTCTCGATCCCGCCCTGCTCCGTCCGGGTCGCATCGATCGTAAGATTGAATTCCCGCCACCAAACGAGGAAGCTCGTCTGGACATTCTGAAGATCCACTCGCGCAAGATGAATCTAACGCGTGGTATAAACCTGCGTAAAATTGCGGAACTGATGCCTGGTGCTTCGGGTGCGGAGGTGAAAGGTGTCTGTACGGAGGCTGGTATGTACGCGCTCCGTGAACGTCGTGTGCATGTTACACAGGAAGACTTCGAGATGGCCGTCGCGAAGGTGATGCAGAAAGATTCCGAGAAGAACATGTCCATTAAGAAGCTGTGGAAATAA
- the LOC128712108 gene encoding ribosome biogenesis protein WDR12 homolog, producing the protein MALHITSTTEGQLQVHLTTKQKQYAVPDVPYSIRANVACTELNVLLSTLLKDSGKDARKVQFDFLLDGEFLKTSLSQHLKERDISFEDAIELEYVERYPAPEPQDCLLHDDWVSAVQAKDGWILTGTYDNTVNLWNTKGKHKLTIPGHVAPVKGVAWISLNEQKGVFASASHDQTVMIWEWNVTANSVECVHVCKGHERGVGCIAVNPSKSQMASGSMDTMLKIWSTELRNDKGEPSATKKAKLEQDNVRTPVITLAGHREFVSGVQWIDNTTVATCSWDHTIKLWDLTLGGIKTEYTGNKSFFDLSYSPLNGMIITASPDKNLRLYDPRSKHGNFVKNTYFGHSQWVQTCRWSTTNEYLFVSGAYDNRVKLWDYRSPKAPIFDLIGHEDKVLACDWSNPKYILSGGSDNALRVFKSKIAVNNADD; encoded by the exons ATGGCACTACACATTACCAGCACCACGGAAGGCCAGCTGCAAGTACACTTAACCACCAAGCAGAAACA GTATGCCGTGCCGGATGTTCCATATTCGATTCGCGCCAACGTAGCATGCACAGAGCTAAATGTGTTGCTCAGCACATTGCTGAAGGATTCGGGCAAAGATGCCCGGAAAGTGCAGTTCGATTTCCTTTTAGATGGAGAGTTCTTGAAAACTTCGCTATCGCAGCATTTGAAGGAACGGGATATTTCGTTCGAAGATGCGATCGAGCTCGAGTACGTTGAACGATATCCTGCTCCCGAACCACAGGATTGTCTGCTGCATGACGATTGGGTATCGGCGGTCCAAGCAAAGGATGGTTGGATCCTTACCGGAACCTACGACAACACTGTAAATCTGTGGAATACTAAGGGCAAACACAAACTAACCATTCCCGGTCACGTTGCACCGGTGAAGGGAGTGGCATGGATTTCCTTGAACGAACAGAAGGGTGTGTTTGCTAGTGCCAGCCACGATCAAACCGTCATGATCTGGGAGTGGAACGTAACGGCCAACTCCGTGgagtgtgtgcatgtatgCAAAGGACACGAACGTGGCGTTGGCTGCATTGCGGTCAATCCGTCCAAGTCGCAAATGGCATCTGGTAGTATGGACACGATGCTAAAAATTTGGTCCACAGAGCTGCGCAATGACAAGGGAGAACCGTCCGCCACGAAGAAGGCAAAGCTGGAGCAAGATAATGTCCGTACGCCGGTCATCACTCTAGCTGGCCATCGAGAGTTTGTGTCCGGTGTGCAGTGGATCGACAATACGACGGTTGCCACTTGCTCCTGGGATCACACGATCAAGCTGTGGGATCTCACACTCGGCGGCATCAAGACGGAATATACCGGTAACAAGTCGTTCTTTGATCTGAGCTACTCTCCCTTGAATGGAATGATTATCACCGCATCTCCGGACAAAAATCTTCGTCTGTATGATCCCCGATCGAAGC atggTAATTTTGTAAAGAACACCTACTTCGGACACTCACAGTGGGTACAGACGTGCCGCTGGTCAACGACCAACGAGTATCTGTTCGTTTCCGGCGCTTACGATAACCGCGTCAAGCTGTGGGACTATCGCTCTCCAAAGGCTCCGATCTTCGATCTGATCGGCCACGAGGATAAGGTGCTGGCGTGCGATTGGTCTAATCCAAAGTACATCCTTTCCGGTGGATCGGACAATGCGCTGCgtgttttcaaatcaaaaatagCTGTTAACAACGCCGACGATTGA
- the LOC128711501 gene encoding probable small nuclear ribonucleoprotein Sm D1 yields the protein MKLVRFLMKLSHETVTIELKNGTQVHGTITGVDVAMNTHLKAVKMTIKNRDPVTLDSLSIRGNNIRYYILPDSLPLETLLIDDAPKTRAKKREANRGGPRGRGRGTRGGRGGPRGGRGGGRGRGRR from the exons ATGAAGTTGGTCAG ATTCCTAATGAAACTCAGCCACGAAACGGTAACCATTGAACTAAAGAATGGCACACAAGTGCACGGCACAATCACCGGTGTGGATGTAGCGATGAACACACATTTAAAGGCGGTGAAGATGACCATAAAGAACCGGGACCCGGTCACACTCGATTCGCTCAGTATCCGCGGTAACAACATTCGATACTACATTCTGCCGGACAGTTTACCGCTGGAAACGTTGCTTATCGATGATGCGCCTAAGACGCGAGCAAAGAAACGGGAAGCAAATCGTGGAGGACCGCGCGGTCGTGGCAGAGGTACGCGGGGTGGTCGCGGTGGGCCGAGAGGCGGTCGAGGCGGTGGACGCGGACGCGGAAGACGCTAG
- the LOC128712991 gene encoding enkurin, whose protein sequence is MSIVNIYIHDENIYNVEKKPPEKPPKPPLYHSRFEHQVRQETKSSKDAHRTMGFSKIPLPGPNEFLKKNCGPRYRATKSAPVRLCTSHKPPVPKPNESPTCQVLKMVDFKKENIKKVVAANPKKGRPRYADTRKGDFHDLERSGLMPIYMCRPKFGKVPQYLMRRKKDLAAQKERLMEDCAQQKPRCTYISQEERVELLKGLKKNWEKLQQEYQSLPLLTDTVPKMIRKAKLENNLKQLEKDILTIENNPYIYLCDEEHKDT, encoded by the exons ATGTCGATAGTTAACATCTACATTCACGACGAAAATATCTACAACGTCGAGAAGAAACCGCCCGAAAAGCCACCGAAACCGCCGCTCTACCATTCCCGCTTCGAGCACCAGGTCCGGCAGGAGACTAAATCGTCCAAGGATGCCCACCGCACGATGGGCTTCTCGAAGATTCCACTGCCCGGTCCGAACGAATTTCTGAAGAAAAACTGCGGACCACGCTATCGGGCAACCAAGTCTGCCCCGGTACGGCTCTGCACCAGCCACAAACCGCCCGTTCCGAAACCGAACGAATCGCCCACGTGCCAGGTGCTGAAGATGGTCGattttaaaaaggaaaacatcaaaaagGTCGTTGCGGCCAATCCGAAGAAAGGCCGGCCCCGGTACGCCGATACGCGCAAGGGAGATTTTCACGATCTGGAAAGATCGGGCCTGATGCCGATCTACATGTGTCGGCCCAAGTTTGGCAAAGTGCCTCAGTATTTAATGCGCAGGAAGAAGGATCTGGCCGCACAGAAAGAGCGTCTGATGGAGGATTGCGCCCAGCAGAAGCCACGCTGTACGTACATATCGCAGGAGGAACGTGTGGAGCTGTTGAAG GGTCTGAAGAAAAATTGGGAAAAGCTACAGCAGGAGTATCAGAGCCTTCCGCTGCTGACGGACACGGTACCGAAGATGATACGCAAGGCAAAGctggaaaataatttgaaacaattgGAGAAGGACATTCTAACAATCGAAAACAACCCCTACATCTACCTGTGCGACGAAGAGCACAAGGACACATAA
- the LOC128714688 gene encoding neurogenic differentiation factor 1-like encodes MSPNATSTSGERERRRRKPSGGGILSLVKRKKANLRERNRMHGLNDALDRLRMCIPLPASVTTATVRLHVNGDHGGPTVTPQKLSKIDTLRLAQNYILALLEVLRTGRGFKYERLIATLASRLSQNTANLLRTKLSLDHQLQTGLLDGCDERREGFCPISSDNQPQLPYCLCASHDAPWSNGDTSYRRRNNHHWTSNGYGCTFCGYADDDTQQPGRYSPRLSREELFDF; translated from the coding sequence ATGAGCCCTAACGCAACGTCAACCAGCGGAGAACGAGAacgcagaagaagaaaaccctCCGGTGGAGGAATTCTATCCTTGGTGAAGCGCAAAAAGGCTAACCTTCGTGAACGGAACCGTATGCACGGGTTAAACGATGCGCTTGATCGTTTGCGGATGTGCATTCCGCTTCCGGCGAGTGTGACAACCGCTACGGTACGCTTGCACGTTAACGGGGACCACGGTGGACCAACTGTAACACCACAGAAactttccaaaatcgatacaCTACGGTTGGCACAAAACTACATCCTGGCGCTGCTGGAAGTACTGCGCACTGGACGCGGGTTTAAGTACGAACGCCTGATAGCCACACTGGCCAGCCGTTTGAGTCAGAACACGGCCAATCTGCTCCGGACGAAACTTTCGCTAGATCATCAACTTCAGACAGGCTTATTGGACGGGTGTGACGAACGTCGGGAAGGTTTCTGCCCCATATCTTCGGATAATCAACCGCAGCTTCCGTACTGTCTGTGTGCTTCGCATGACGCACCATGGTCTAATGGGGACACATCCTACAGAAGACGCAACAATCACCATTGGACATCCAATGGTTACGGTTGTACCTTTTGCGGCTATGCCGACGATGACACACAGCAGCCGGGCCGCTACTCGCCAAGACTTTCCCGTGAAGAATTATTCGACTTCTGA
- the LOC128715285 gene encoding uncharacterized protein LOC128715285, which yields MEPCPLQKQIETTNDTIASLRERLRRLEINLKDPNVAEDRRREMTLELKEIGKLLETTEEQLKKMHKENSKSFAVAACLFFICFLVYGLYVLVNGV from the exons ATGGAACCTTGTCCATTACAGAAACAG ATCGAAACGACTAATGACACGATAGCATCTTTGCGCGAACGCCTGCGAAGGTTGGAAATAAACTTGAAGGATCCCAACGTTGCCGAAGATCGAAGACGTGAGATGACACTGGAGCTGAAGGAAATCGGCAAACTGCTGGAAACAACCGAAGAGCAGTTGAAGAAAATGCACAAGGAAAATTCCAAGTCGTTTGCAGTGGCGGCCTGTTTGTTCTTCATCTGCTTCTTGGTATATGGGTTGTACGTTCTAGTTAACGGGGTATGA
- the LOC128712081 gene encoding cleavage and polyadenylation specificity factor subunit 5 has product MATQAVNKTGSGWPRRNSHGTGLTEMNKLQTNQSMTLNRTINLYPLTNYTFGTKEPLFEKDPSVPARFQRMRDEFDKIGMRRSVEGVLLVHEHGLPHVLLLQLGTTFFKLPGGELSAGEDEVEGLKRLLTETLGRQDGVKQDWIVEDTIGNWWRPNFEPPQYPYIPPHITKPKEHKRLFLVQLHEKALFAVPKNYKLVAAPLFELYDNSQGYGPIISSLPQALCRFNFIYM; this is encoded by the exons ATGGCTACTCAAGCAGTAAACAAAACCGGCTCCGGATGGCCTCGAAGAAACAGCCACGGCACGGGATTGACGGAAATGAACAAACTACAGACCAATCAATCGATGACGCTAAACAGGACTATTAATCT CTACCCACTGACGAATTACACGTTCGGAACGAAGGAACCGTTGTTCGAGAAGGACCCATCGGTTCCCGCTCGTTTCCAGCGGATGCGTGACGAGTTTGATAAAATTGGAATGCGCAGATCGGTGGAAGGTGTTCTGCTG GTTCATGAACACGGCCTTCCGCATGTATTGTTGCTGCAGCTGGGCACGACGTTCTTCAAGCTACCTGGAGGAGAGCTTAGTGCCGGGGAAGACGAAGTGGAAGGTCTAAAACGACTGCTGACGGAG ACTCTAGGGCGACAGGACGGTGTGAAGCAGGACTGGATCGTCGAGGACACGATTGGCAACTGGTGGCGTCCGAACTTCGAACCTCCGCAGTACCCGTACATCCCGCCGCACATCACAAAGCCGAAGGAACACAAGCGTCTGTTTTTGGTGCAACTCCACGAGAAGG CGCTTTTTGCCGTACCGAAGAACTACAAGCTAGTAGCGGCTCCGTTGTTTGAGCTGTATGACAATTCGCAAGGCTACGGACCGATAATATCATCGCTGCCGCAAGCACTCTGCAG GTTTAACTTCATCTACATGTAA